CCGAGTTTCTGCCGGTGAGCCTGCTGACGCCCATTGCCGACAGCCTACAGGTCACCGAAGGCCAGGCGGGACAGACCGTCACGGTTACCGCCCTGATGGCGCTGTTTACCAGTTTGGTGATTTCGCTGGCGACGCGCCGCATCGATCGCCGCTGGGTGCTGCTGGGTTTCTCGTTGATTCTGGTGGCCTCGAACCTGCTGGTGGCCTTTGCCGACAATCTGCATGTGATTCTGGCCGGACGCCTGCTGCTGGGTATCGCCATTGGCGGCTTCTGGACGCTTTCGACCGCGACAGCCATGCGGCTGGTGCCTGCCGATCAGGTGCCGAAAGCGCTGTCGATCATCTTCAGCGGCGTGTCGCTGGCAACGATCATCGCCACGCCGTTGGGCAGTTTCCTCGGCGATATCATCGGCTGGCGCAATATCTTCCTGCTGACCGCGCTGCTGGGCGGCCTGGCGTTTATCTGGCAGTTTTTCTCGCTGCCAGCGATGCCCGCCGATCGCGAAAAACGGCATGGCAGCATGCTGTCGGTGCTGATGCGTCCCGGTATGCGCTGGGGCATGGTGGCGATCATTATGCTGTTCACCGGCCACTTCGCCTTTTTCACCTACCTGCGCCCTTTTCTTGAAACCGTGGCGCAGGTCAATGTGCACGCCCTGTCGCTGATCCTGCTGGCCTTTGGCGTGGCAAACTTTGTTGGCACTTCGCTGGCCGGTTATCTGCTGATGCGTAATCTGCATCTGACGCTGGGCGGCACCACGCTGCTGATGGGCATCATGGCGATTTTGCTGGCGGTGTTTGGGCATAATTCACTGCTGGATGGCCTGTGCATTGCACTGTGGGGCATGGCGTTTGGCGCGATTCCGGTTGGCTGGTCAACCTGGATCACCCGTACCGTGCCTGACGAAGCGGAAACCGGCGGCGGCCTGTTGGTTGCCACTATTCAGCTCGCCATTACGGTGGGTGCTGCGGCCGGAGGCTGGGTATTTGATGCCAACGGCGCACGCGGCGTGTTCTTTGCCAGCAGCGTGCTGATCCTGCTCGCCTCGATGACCATTTTTACCCGCTTACGCCAGCGCGCCTGAGCATTGTGCGGCCTCTTTCGGGGCCGCGTGAAAGAAATTGATATAAAGACGATGTTGTTGAATGGTTGAAAGCGGCGTTAACTGAGTCAGTGATCGTTAACACGGGCAAGGCTGTTGCCCCGTTTACCGGAGGCAAAATGATTATTGCCCAGATTTCAGATATCCATGCAGCCGCTGACAACGACAACCTGCAGCGTCTTGAGCGGGCTCTCGCCTGGCTGGCAACGCTGGCGCCCGATGCGCTGGTGCTCACCGGCGATCTGGCGGATAACCGCCACTGCGGGCACGACCTGCTCGCCACCTGCCTTAACGCCGTGCCCTGGCCGCTGTTTATCCTGCCCGGCAATGCCGATAACCGCGATCGGCTGCGCGCCACGTGGCCCGAGCGATTCGCTGACAAGCGGCCTGCGCTGCACTTCACCGCGAACATCGGCGGCATCCGTCTGATTGGCCTGGATTCCACGCTGGAAAACAGCGATGCGGGCAGCGTTGCCGCGCATCTCGGCTGGCTTGACCAGGCGCTGAACGCGTCGCCTGCTCTGCCATCCATCCTGTTTTTACACCATCACCTTTTTCTTTGTGGCATTCCGGGCATCGATAATAGCATCTGTCACGATCGGCGGCAGCTTGAAACGCTGCTGCGTAACAGTATGCGACCGCCGTTGGCTATCGCCTGCGGGCATGTTCATCGCCCAATGATGAGCCTGTTTGCCGGGATTCCCGCTTACGTCTGCGGATCGGTTTGTGCGGCCAACCCGCTGTGGTTTGGCGCCGATACGGTGCCGCCGGTTAACGATCCGGTTTATCTGCTGATTCATCGCTTCAATGATGGCGAGCTGGTGAGTTACCACGTTGCGGTTTAACGCCGCGGCAGCCAGCTTGCTCTTTCTGTCCGACATCTACGTTTCATGAGGATAAAGAATGAAAAGCACGGGCAATACGTTTTTGATTACCGGCGGCGGTACCGGCATTGGACTGGCACTGGCCCAGCGCTGGCACGATATGGGTAACCACGTCATTATCACCGGTCGACGCCAGCAGGTATTGCAGGATGCCGTTGCCGGTCGCGAACGCATGACGGCGTATGCGCTGGACGTTACCGCGCCGGACGCGGTTGACCGCTTTGTACAGCAGGTGATTGCTGATCATCCCGACATCAATATTCTGGTTAACAATGCCGGTATTTTCAGTGCGGAAAAGGTCACTACCCGGCGTGATATCAGTGATGCAGAGCGGATGATCGAAACCAATATTGTTGGGCCAATGCGCCTCACCAACGCCATGATCGATCATCTCAGCGGTCAACCCAATGCGGCGCTGATCAACGTCTCTTCCGGCCTGGCATTTGTACCCTTTCCTGCTGCGCCAACCTACAGTGCCACCAAAGCGGCCCTGCACGCCTGGACAGCGGCCATTCGTCCACTGCTGAAAGACAAGGTGGAAGTGATTGAAATTGTACCGCCGCAGGTACAAACCGAACTGACACCGGGTCAGTCGCAGGATGCCAACAGCATGCCGCTGGATGCGTTTGCCGACGAGGTGATTGCGCTGCTGCATGCCACGCCAACGCCTGCTGAAGTGTGTGTCGAGCGCGTGCGCTATTTCCGTGAGGCGGAAGCTAAAGGCCAGTTTGACGAAGCGCTACAGATGTTGGCGCAGTACAGCTAAGATTGCGGGAAATCCAGGGCGAAAAGCATGCTTCATGCCGATCGCCCTTTTTTCTGTTTGACGCTCTTTTTCACCTAAGCCAATGGAATCGGATTAAGAATTACATACGTATGTTGTAACTATAAAGGATCGCTACACGTGCTCTGTTTCAGAGTATGCCACGTCTGTCTGCTTTCGCATTCAGGCTGGTTAAGTCATCCCGCCCGGTTAAGTGACGTTGTCACGCCTGCGTATAAGACCGGTCGCAATTTACCTCGCGCGAATAGCCGTGTGCAAGCTGGCTCGCTATGATGCTATCGCCTTCCCTTTCGCGCTCACTTCAAGGATTCCACTATGCGCTATCTGCTGCTTATCCTCACCTGCCTGCTGCCCTCGCTGACGCTGGCAAAATCGGTGGCGGTGAACCTGCAAGCCGCCTGTGATATTGAACAGCTTGAGCTGAAACTGATCGATCGCCAGCGAGCGCCCTACGACATTTTCATGTTCGAAGTGCAGATGACCCTCACCGAAGCGGCTGCACAGCGTCTCTCGACCGTGACACGAGAAAATATGCGGCAGGTGCTGGCGCTGTCACTCAATCACGTTCCTCTCACCTCGGCCACGATTCAGGGCGTGCTGGGTGCAAACATGCGTGTTGTCATCACAGCAGAGATTGCACAACGGCTGCTCCCTGCCCTGCAGGATAAGCGCTGCCCGCTTAACGCAGCAGCTGCCACTGCTGATACGCCTGATTGATCTGCCGTGGTGACGTGAGCCACACCGCTGGCCCCTGCCAGCTCCTGCACCACTGTGCATTACGCCGGGTTTTTGCCGGCATCACGCGCGTAATATAATTCAGCATTTCCCACGTCACCCTGTCATTGTCATCATTAACCCCGCCGTAGCGGTGCTTTTGCCACAGCGTACGCGCCAGATAGCGCCGCAGGCTGGTTAACGTAGAAACCTCCAGCACAATTAATCCGGTCGCCCGAGCCAGCCGGGCCGACAGCAGTCCGGTGTAATTTCCCTCCATTACCCAACGCGGTTCAGCAATCGCCTCAGCGTGCAGCGCATGAAACGCTTCTGTGGGCCGCATTTGCCAGGCGGTGTCGGGATAATGATACAGCCTGTCGAGATACACCACCGGTAGCGCGTGCTGTCGACCAATAGCCGCGGCAAGCGTTGATTTGCCGCTGTTCGACGGGCCGATGATCACGATACGCTCACCCAGTTCTGCTAACGACCGCATAAACACCTTTCTCCATGACAAAAAAAAGAGGCCGCAATCATGCGACCTCTTTTTATGCTAATGCAACTATCACGGCTCTTCGATGCGTTCCGCATTCAGCGTGGTGCCAGGGCCTTTGCCCTTCACGTAGCCGCTGACGCGTACTTTATCTTCCGCGGTGTACTCTTTGCCATCAAACACCTTTTTCGGTGCCATGATCACCATGGTGCCGGTCTGATCGCGGAAATCGTAACGGTTATTACCGTGATCTTTGATGATGTAGCCTTCCAGCGTAACCCACGCATCTTTGCGCATATCACGGGACGCTTTTACCGTGCCCTGACCGGTATCTTCAGAACCTTTATAACCGGCATCCTGCTTGTGCTGCGGCGGTGGCGTTTCGCCCGCTTTGAATCCACCCTCTTCGGCGTTAACCGACAAACTCACCACGGCCATCAGTGCCGCCAGGGTAATTTTCTTGTACATGCTGTCTCCTTTCTGTACGCCGGAACGCCCGGCATCAAACTCACTGACTTAAGCCTGGCACAAATTTCTATAAGTTGTGGATTGAACAGGTTAAAAGCTGCTGACTGGCTAAAAAAAGCCCCGCGTTTCGGCGGGGCTGATAGTAACTTAACGCATTTTATTTCAGGCGGAACGCCATCACCGCATCACCCGGTGTGGTGCCCATCGAACCGTGACCACCGGCGGCGATAACAACGTATTGTTTATTGTCATTGCCCATGTAGGTGGCTGGCGTTGCCTGGCCACCGGCTGGCAGCTCGGTTTGCCAAAGGATCTCGCCGGTATTGATGTCATAGGCGCGGAAGAAGTTATCTGCCGTTGCGCCGTGGAATACCACGTCACCTGCGGTCACCAGCGGTCCACCGTGTGCCACCATGCCCATTGGGAAACCAATCGGGAAGCGGCCAGGCATGAAGCTGGTTTTCAGGTTTTTAGTGGTGCCCACGCGGCGCAGCCATTCGGTTTTACCGGTTTTCAGATCGACACCTACCATACGGCCCCACGGTGGCGCGATACACGGAATGCCCAGATCGGAAGTGAACTGCTGAATCTGAATGGCATAGTCGCCCTGGAAGTTTTCATTCCAGTAAGGCGTACCATCTTTGCCCAGCAGACGCTTATCCGCGGTTTCCGGCGTACGCTTCAGCAGGTGATATTTATAAGCCAGACGCACCGGAGCGGCGATCAGAATCTGACGCTCCGGATCGATAGCCACTGAACCCCAGTTGAATACGCCAATGTTACCCGGGAAAACAATCGAGCCTTTCTCGGTGGCTGGCGTCCATGGGTTACCGTCGTAGCGCATGGCGTGGAACTGCGTGCGGCAGGACATCTGATCAAACGGCGTAATGCCCCACATCGATTTCTCGTTGATCGGCGCCGGAATGAAGTTCAGGCGCGATACCGGCTGCGTTGGCGAGAAGGTTTCGCCCGCTACGCCGCCGGTGGTGGAAACATCGACCTGATTAATCGGATAGATCGCCTGACCGGTCAAACGGTTCAGCACAAACAGGTTGCCGGTTTTGGTCGGCAGAATCACCGCTGGCGCACGCGTGCCCTGATAATCGATATCCATCAGCGAAGGCTGCGACGGATTATCACGGTCCCACAGGTCATTTTTCGATGACTGGAAGCGCCATTTAAAGGTACCGGTATGCAGATCCAGCGCCACCAGCGTATCGCGGAACTTCTCCACGTTGCTGTTGGCATCACGACCACGGCTCAGCTCATCCGGCGAGGCGTTGCCAAACGGCACGTACACCAGACCATTTTTCACATCGGCGCTCAGCGTTGCCCAGGCAACCGGCGTGTCATACGGATAGTTTTCACCCGCGGCAATCGGCTGAGTTTTTTCCGGATTAGCCGGATCAAAGTTCCATACCAGACGACCGCTTTGCGCGTCATAGGCGCGGATCACGCCAGAAGGGTTGCCGGAATGGAAACCGTTGTCCATTACTGAGCCGCCGACGATCACCAGATCGCCCGCCACCAGCGGTGCCGACGTCTGCATCAGTGCATGTGGGCGCACCGTGCCCATATTGGCGCTCAGGTCGATCATGCCGTTGTTACCAAAATCGGCACACAGCTTGCCGGTATCCGCATCCAGCGCAATCAGCTTCGCGTCGGTGGTAGCATTGAAAATGCGCTTACGGCACATTGCGGGTGCCGCACTGACGGTGGCATCCGGGGTGGTCGCCGCAGGTTTCGCTGCCGCTGCCGCATCGTAATAGCTCACGCCACGACAGGTTTGGTGCTGTTGCAGGTAAGAGCGGTTTTTCTCAGGCTGGTATTTCCATTTCAGCGCGCCGGTTTCCGGGTTCAGCGCATGCACTTCATTGTGCGGCGTACAGAAATAGAGGCTGTTATTGACCTTCAGCGGCGTCGCTTCAAAGGTATATTCGCCCGCATCTTTATCGGCATCACGCAGATCGCCGGTGTGATAGGTCCACGCCAGTTCCAGGTTGCTGGCGTTGTCTTTACCAATCTGCTTCAGGCTGGAGAAACGCAAGCCGTTATCGCTGCCGCCGTAAGCGGTCCAGTCGTTAGCGGCGCCCTGGCTTTCACTGGCCGTACGCGGATTCGTGATATTGCCCGCCTGCGGATAGGGATCGTAAAACATCATGCCGATCACGATAGCGACCATCACCAGCACGGTAGTGCCGAGGAACGGATGGAAACGACGCGGTGAAGAGGATTTATAGAGCGGCGCAACCACCCACGGCATCGCCAGCCAGACACCGATCAGGCCAATCAGATCGCCGCGTGGGATCCACTGCCATTTGTCGAAGCCGACTTCATAGATAATCCAGAACAGTACGATCCACATCAGCAGCGCATAAAGCGACAGCGCGATGCGTTTGTTGCGGAATAGCGTCCAGGCGGTAATTAACAGCCCGAGCGCCATAATGGCATAGAATGGCGACCCGCCGGCAAGCAGCAGTTTTCCGCCCATATACAGCATGGCCACGCCGAGAATGGCGATGACAATACTGGTAATTTTGTTAAGCATTCAAATCCCTCGATGATCGCGAAGCGCGTGTCGGTGTCTTACGAAATCTTACATTTCGCCTACAGAAGTTTAACGCCGATCACAAGTTTGTTAAATAATATTAAATTAATGTTAGCAACGTGATGATTGCTATTGAAAACTACTATTTCTTAGCGATTCCAGTTGGGGATATTTGGCACTATCTGGGGCGGCATCAGGCAGCTTTCAGGCGGTAACGCGGAGAGGTAACGGCGGTGGCGAGGCGGGACAGCACACGCTCCAGGAACCCGGGCCCGCAGTGGATAGCGGGCCAGTCAGCGTAAAATTGATTAGCGGTGTAACAGCATCAGATTTTAGCCGGTGGGATTGCGTTGTAAATGACTGTGCACAAACGCCCGACAACGATCGGAATGGGGATCGAGAAATACCTGCTCCGGCGGTCCCTGCTCTTCAATCATCCCCTGATGCAGGAAGATCGCCTTGTTTGCCACTTCGCGGGCAAAGCCCATTTCATGAGTCACGATAATCATCGTGCGCCCCTCTTCTGCCAGCTCGCGGATGACCCGCAGCACTTCACCCACCAGCTCGGGATCGAGCGCCGAGGTTGGCTCATCAAACAGCAATGCCTTAGGTTGCTGCGCCAGTGCGCGGGCGATCGCTACCCGCTGCTGTTGGCCGCCGGAGAGCTGCGACGGCCAGGCGTCACGTTTTTGATAAAGCCCCACCTTTTGCAGCAGCCTCTCCGCCTCTTCTGTCGCCTCTTTATGGCTGCGTCCCTGCACATGCACCGGCGCTTCGATAATGTTCTGCAGCACGGTGCGATGCGGCCACAGGTTAAAGCTCTGAAACACAAAGCCAAGCTGCATACGCATCTGCTTGATGGTGCGCTGCTGAGCAGCACTGAGCTTTTCATCGACGTTGTCGATAACAATGCGGTTATCTCCTACGGCAATCTCTCCCGCCTGCGGCACTTCAAGAAACGGAATACAGCGCAGTAACGTACTTTTACCCGACCCACTGGAGCCAATCAGCGAAATCACGTCGCCATCCTGTGCGGTGAGGCTGATATCGTGCAGTACCTCATGGCCGCCATAACGCTTTTTGATGTTGCTGAGCAAAATGGTGGGTGTGTTCATTAACGCGCTCCAAATTGATACGGTGACAGCCGGTGTTCCAGCAGAGTCAGCAACCTGCTGACGATAAGCGACAGGATCAGATAGATAACCGCCGCGGTGAGAAACACCTCCAGCGCACGAAAGGTGGACGAGACGATAGCATCGGCAATGCCGGTCATCTCCATCAGGCTGATGGTACTGACCAGCGAGGTCGCTTTGAGCATGGAGATCACCTCGTTGCTCCACGCGGGCAAAGCCTGACGCACCGCTATCGGCAGCGTGATGCGGGTGAAAATCTTACGCGATGACATACCGCTGACCTTTGCTGCTTCAATCGACTGTGGGCTAACCGCATTCAGGCCGCCGCGCAGGATTTCGCTGGTATAGGCGGCATCGTTGAGAATCAGGGCGATCAGGCCGCACCAGTACGGCTCACGCAGCACCGGCCACAGCACGCTGTCGCGCACCAGTTCAAAACTTCCCAATCCGTAATAGATCATAAAAATCTGAATCAGCAGCGGCGTGCCGCGAAACAGCCAGATATAAAAGCGTACCGGATAGTGCCCGAGCCGCGTCAGTCGCAGCAGGTTAAAGCAGACCGCCAGCAGCGCGCCGCCGATCAATGCCAGCAGCGTCAGATTCAGCGTCAGCGGCAGGCCTCCCAACAGCGCCAGCAGCGTCTGGCTAAAGAAAGCGTTATCCACGCGAACCGTTCCTTGTGGGTGAAGTTGCCTGACCGCGTAGCGCTACCTTCTCGGCGCCACGAAAAACCATATCGGAGAGCGAAGTAATGATCAGGTAGATCACCGCGCCCACCGCATAGAAGAAAAAGGGTTCCTGCGTCGAGCCCGAAGCGGTGGCCACCTGATTCAGCGTTTCCACCAGCCCGGTTACCGACACTAACGCCGACTCCTTGATCACGCTCTGCCACTGATTGCCCATGCCCGGCAGCGCGGTGCGCAGCGCCTGCGGCACAATCATCCGGCGAAACAGCATCAGCCGGCCCATGCCGGTGACCCGTGCTGCTTCCAGCGTGCCCAGCGGAATGGCATAAAACGCGCCGCGAAAGACACCGCTCTGGGAGGCGGCGGAGATCAGGCCAATCGCCAGCGCCCCGGCCACAAAGCCGCTGACGTCAAACGGACCGTGAAACCCCAGCGCCTTGCCAAAAAACGCCACCACTTCTCGCCCGCCAAAATAGAACAGGTAGATCACCAGCAGCTCGGGCACGCCGCGAAATACCACCACGTAACTGCCCGCCAGCCGTTTCTGCCAGCGGCTACCGGCCACCTGCATCCAGCAAAGCAGGCTACCCAGCAGCGCACCGATTGCAAAGGCGGTGAGTGAGACCGAAAGCGTAATCCAGGCCGCCTGCAGCAGCGCAGGCCCCCAGCCTTCGTCGCCAAAGCCGATCAGTTGCCAGTCGATGTTCATTACGCTTTCGGCGTCACATCAAGACCGAACCACTTCAGCGACAAGGCCTTCAGCGTGCCGTCGTTGATCATCTCCACCAGCGCCTTATCCAGCGCCGCCTTGAGTTCGGTCTGATCTTTACGCAGGCCGATTGCCGTTCCCTTGCCGAGCAGGCCACCGGTAAAACCGTAGCCGCTGGAGGTCAGGCGATCCGGATGCTTCTTCACATAGGCGGCGAAGTTAGTGCGCGACGCCATTACCGCATCCACGCGCTGATTCATCAGGTCAGCAAAGGTTTCCGGGCCCGCCTGATAGGTACGAATGGTGGCAACATCAGCA
The sequence above is drawn from the Duffyella gerundensis genome and encodes:
- a CDS encoding MFS transporter, whose product is MVHSDQPVQKPAWGAVFAMSFGVFGLITAEFLPVSLLTPIADSLQVTEGQAGQTVTVTALMALFTSLVISLATRRIDRRWVLLGFSLILVASNLLVAFADNLHVILAGRLLLGIAIGGFWTLSTATAMRLVPADQVPKALSIIFSGVSLATIIATPLGSFLGDIIGWRNIFLLTALLGGLAFIWQFFSLPAMPADREKRHGSMLSVLMRPGMRWGMVAIIMLFTGHFAFFTYLRPFLETVAQVNVHALSLILLAFGVANFVGTSLAGYLLMRNLHLTLGGTTLLMGIMAILLAVFGHNSLLDGLCIALWGMAFGAIPVGWSTWITRTVPDEAETGGGLLVATIQLAITVGAAAGGWVFDANGARGVFFASSVLILLASMTIFTRLRQRA
- a CDS encoding metallophosphoesterase codes for the protein MIIAQISDIHAAADNDNLQRLERALAWLATLAPDALVLTGDLADNRHCGHDLLATCLNAVPWPLFILPGNADNRDRLRATWPERFADKRPALHFTANIGGIRLIGLDSTLENSDAGSVAAHLGWLDQALNASPALPSILFLHHHLFLCGIPGIDNSICHDRRQLETLLRNSMRPPLAIACGHVHRPMMSLFAGIPAYVCGSVCAANPLWFGADTVPPVNDPVYLLIHRFNDGELVSYHVAV
- a CDS encoding SDR family oxidoreductase encodes the protein MKSTGNTFLITGGGTGIGLALAQRWHDMGNHVIITGRRQQVLQDAVAGRERMTAYALDVTAPDAVDRFVQQVIADHPDINILVNNAGIFSAEKVTTRRDISDAERMIETNIVGPMRLTNAMIDHLSGQPNAALINVSSGLAFVPFPAAPTYSATKAALHAWTAAIRPLLKDKVEVIEIVPPQVQTELTPGQSQDANSMPLDAFADEVIALLHATPTPAEVCVERVRYFREAEAKGQFDEALQMLAQYS
- a CDS encoding isopentenyl transferase family protein, whose amino-acid sequence is MRSLAELGERIVIIGPSNSGKSTLAAAIGRQHALPVVYLDRLYHYPDTAWQMRPTEAFHALHAEAIAEPRWVMEGNYTGLLSARLARATGLIVLEVSTLTSLRRYLARTLWQKHRYGGVNDDNDRVTWEMLNYITRVMPAKTRRNAQWCRSWQGPAVWLTSPRQINQAYQQWQLLR
- a CDS encoding YgiW/YdeI family stress tolerance OB fold protein; this encodes MYKKITLAALMAVVSLSVNAEEGGFKAGETPPPQHKQDAGYKGSEDTGQGTVKASRDMRKDAWVTLEGYIIKDHGNNRYDFRDQTGTMVIMAPKKVFDGKEYTAEDKVRVSGYVKGKGPGTTLNAERIEEP
- a CDS encoding membrane-bound PQQ-dependent dehydrogenase, glucose/quinate/shikimate family, with product MLNKITSIVIAILGVAMLYMGGKLLLAGGSPFYAIMALGLLITAWTLFRNKRIALSLYALLMWIVLFWIIYEVGFDKWQWIPRGDLIGLIGVWLAMPWVVAPLYKSSSPRRFHPFLGTTVLVMVAIVIGMMFYDPYPQAGNITNPRTASESQGAANDWTAYGGSDNGLRFSSLKQIGKDNASNLELAWTYHTGDLRDADKDAGEYTFEATPLKVNNSLYFCTPHNEVHALNPETGALKWKYQPEKNRSYLQQHQTCRGVSYYDAAAAAKPAATTPDATVSAAPAMCRKRIFNATTDAKLIALDADTGKLCADFGNNGMIDLSANMGTVRPHALMQTSAPLVAGDLVIVGGSVMDNGFHSGNPSGVIRAYDAQSGRLVWNFDPANPEKTQPIAAGENYPYDTPVAWATLSADVKNGLVYVPFGNASPDELSRGRDANSNVEKFRDTLVALDLHTGTFKWRFQSSKNDLWDRDNPSQPSLMDIDYQGTRAPAVILPTKTGNLFVLNRLTGQAIYPINQVDVSTTGGVAGETFSPTQPVSRLNFIPAPINEKSMWGITPFDQMSCRTQFHAMRYDGNPWTPATEKGSIVFPGNIGVFNWGSVAIDPERQILIAAPVRLAYKYHLLKRTPETADKRLLGKDGTPYWNENFQGDYAIQIQQFTSDLGIPCIAPPWGRMVGVDLKTGKTEWLRRVGTTKNLKTSFMPGRFPIGFPMGMVAHGGPLVTAGDVVFHGATADNFFRAYDINTGEILWQTELPAGGQATPATYMGNDNKQYVVIAAGGHGSMGTTPGDAVMAFRLK
- a CDS encoding ABC transporter ATP-binding protein — its product is MNTPTILLSNIKKRYGGHEVLHDISLTAQDGDVISLIGSSGSGKSTLLRCIPFLEVPQAGEIAVGDNRIVIDNVDEKLSAAQQRTIKQMRMQLGFVFQSFNLWPHRTVLQNIIEAPVHVQGRSHKEATEEAERLLQKVGLYQKRDAWPSQLSGGQQQRVAIARALAQQPKALLFDEPTSALDPELVGEVLRVIRELAEEGRTMIIVTHEMGFAREVANKAIFLHQGMIEEQGPPEQVFLDPHSDRCRAFVHSHLQRNPTG
- a CDS encoding ABC transporter permease, which produces MDNAFFSQTLLALLGGLPLTLNLTLLALIGGALLAVCFNLLRLTRLGHYPVRFYIWLFRGTPLLIQIFMIYYGLGSFELVRDSVLWPVLREPYWCGLIALILNDAAYTSEILRGGLNAVSPQSIEAAKVSGMSSRKIFTRITLPIAVRQALPAWSNEVISMLKATSLVSTISLMEMTGIADAIVSSTFRALEVFLTAAVIYLILSLIVSRLLTLLEHRLSPYQFGAR
- a CDS encoding ABC transporter permease; amino-acid sequence: MNIDWQLIGFGDEGWGPALLQAAWITLSVSLTAFAIGALLGSLLCWMQVAGSRWQKRLAGSYVVVFRGVPELLVIYLFYFGGREVVAFFGKALGFHGPFDVSGFVAGALAIGLISAASQSGVFRGAFYAIPLGTLEAARVTGMGRLMLFRRMIVPQALRTALPGMGNQWQSVIKESALVSVTGLVETLNQVATASGSTQEPFFFYAVGAVIYLIITSLSDMVFRGAEKVALRGQATSPTRNGSRG